One window of the Brevibacterium limosum genome contains the following:
- the nadA gene encoding quinolinate synthase NadA has product MCSTELLDAPWDVDERPGYGPGSSMADPIPAIAPRQGDIPEEYKLAAPDELDARIRAAKATLGDRVVMLGHHYQRVEVVEHADYIGDSFMLAQAAQNHPEAEAIVFCGVHFMAETADLLSKPEQSVILPNLAAGCSMADMANIDQVEDCWEQLAELFGTEPDADGRVPIIPVTYMNSSAAIKGFCGRNGGIVCTSSNAEVVLEWALERGQRVLFFPDQHLGRNTAVNMGIGLDEMPLWNPARPLGNNDEQTLREARVILWQGFCSVHKRFTPAQIDKARAEHPDVRVIVHPECPRETVEAADEAGSTAYITKAIAEATEPTTFAIGTEINLVQRLAAEHPQHEIFCLDPVICPCSTMYRIHPGYIAWVLESLIAGQVVNQISVDAEVADPARVSLERMLAAKPRI; this is encoded by the coding sequence ATGTGCTCGACGGAGCTGCTCGATGCCCCGTGGGACGTCGACGAACGCCCCGGCTATGGACCCGGGTCCTCGATGGCCGACCCGATTCCGGCCATCGCCCCACGTCAGGGCGACATTCCCGAGGAGTACAAGCTGGCAGCACCGGACGAGCTCGATGCCCGCATCCGTGCCGCCAAGGCCACCCTCGGCGATCGTGTCGTCATGCTCGGCCATCACTATCAGCGCGTCGAGGTCGTCGAACACGCCGACTACATCGGCGACTCGTTCATGCTCGCCCAAGCCGCCCAGAACCACCCGGAAGCCGAGGCCATCGTCTTCTGCGGCGTCCACTTCATGGCCGAAACCGCCGACCTGCTGTCGAAACCGGAGCAGTCTGTCATCCTGCCCAACCTCGCCGCCGGCTGCTCGATGGCCGATATGGCAAACATCGATCAGGTCGAGGACTGCTGGGAGCAGCTGGCCGAGCTCTTCGGCACCGAACCCGACGCGGACGGTCGCGTCCCGATCATCCCCGTCACGTACATGAATTCCTCGGCCGCGATCAAGGGCTTCTGCGGCCGCAACGGCGGAATCGTGTGCACCTCGTCGAACGCCGAGGTGGTCCTGGAGTGGGCCCTCGAACGCGGGCAGCGCGTCCTGTTCTTCCCCGACCAGCACCTCGGCCGCAACACCGCGGTGAACATGGGCATCGGCCTGGATGAGATGCCCCTGTGGAATCCCGCCCGGCCGCTGGGCAACAACGACGAGCAGACGCTGCGTGAGGCCCGCGTCATCCTGTGGCAGGGCTTCTGCTCCGTGCACAAACGCTTCACCCCCGCCCAGATCGACAAGGCTCGCGCCGAGCACCCGGACGTGCGCGTCATCGTCCATCCCGAATGCCCGCGTGAGACCGTCGAGGCCGCCGATGAGGCCGGGTCGACCGCCTACATCACGAAGGCCATCGCCGAGGCGACCGAACCGACCACGTTCGCCATCGGAACCGAGATCAACCTCGTCCAGCGGCTGGCCGCCGAGCATCCGCAGCACGAGATCTTCTGCCTCGATCCCGTCATCTGCCCCTGCTCGACGATGTACCGCATCCACCCCGGCTACATCGCGTGGGTCCTCGAATCCCTCATCGCCGGTCAGGTCGTCAACCAGATCTCCGTCGACGCCGAGGTGGCCGACCCTGCCCGCGTGTCCCTCGAACGGATGCTCGCCGCGAAGCCGCGGATCTGA
- a CDS encoding GuaB3 family IMP dehydrogenase-related protein — protein sequence MSSEIEIGRGKRGRRAYSLDDIAIVPARRTRDPEDVSLSWQIDAYQFELPFIGAPMDSAMSPETVIALGRFGGLGVLDLEGLWTRYEDPTPQLAEIAQLPAEMATARMQELYSAPIQAELITARLEQIREAGVTVAGALTPQRTQEFYKTVIDAGVDIFVIRGTTVSAEHVSTHSEPLNLKQFIYELDVPVIVGGAATYTAALHLMRTGAAGVLVGFGGGAAATTRKTLGIHAPMATAVADIHAARRDYMDESGGRYVHVIADGGLGTSGEIVKAFGVGADAVMLGTALARSTEAPGRGMHWGAEAHHPELPRGHRVELGTVGSLEQVLFGPGRTAIGELNLAGALRRALATTGYLDLKEFQRVDVTVSPYQTGSVV from the coding sequence GTGAGTTCTGAAATCGAAATCGGCAGAGGCAAGCGCGGCCGTCGCGCCTATTCCCTCGACGACATCGCCATCGTCCCCGCTCGGCGCACCCGCGATCCCGAAGACGTGTCCCTGAGCTGGCAGATCGACGCCTACCAGTTCGAGCTGCCCTTCATCGGCGCTCCCATGGACTCGGCCATGTCACCGGAGACGGTCATCGCCCTCGGCAGATTCGGCGGCCTCGGCGTCCTCGACCTCGAAGGCCTGTGGACCCGGTATGAGGACCCGACCCCGCAGCTGGCCGAGATCGCCCAGCTGCCGGCGGAGATGGCGACTGCCCGGATGCAGGAGCTCTACTCCGCACCCATCCAGGCCGAACTCATCACCGCTCGCCTCGAGCAGATCCGTGAAGCCGGAGTCACCGTCGCCGGCGCCCTGACCCCGCAGCGGACCCAGGAGTTCTACAAGACCGTCATCGACGCAGGAGTCGACATCTTCGTCATCCGCGGCACCACGGTCTCGGCCGAGCACGTCTCGACCCACTCCGAACCTCTCAACCTCAAGCAGTTCATCTACGAACTCGATGTGCCCGTCATCGTCGGCGGAGCCGCCACCTACACCGCGGCCCTGCACCTCATGCGCACCGGTGCCGCCGGCGTCCTCGTCGGCTTCGGCGGGGGAGCGGCGGCCACGACCCGCAAAACCCTGGGCATCCATGCTCCGATGGCCACGGCCGTTGCCGATATCCACGCCGCCAGACGGGACTATATGGACGAATCCGGCGGCCGCTATGTCCATGTCATCGCCGACGGCGGACTCGGCACCAGCGGTGAGATCGTCAAGGCCTTCGGGGTCGGCGCCGACGCCGTCATGCTCGGCACCGCCCTGGCCCGGTCGACCGAAGCTCCCGGCCGCGGAATGCACTGGGGCGCCGAAGCTCACCACCCCGAGCTGCCGCGCGGCCACCGGGTGGAGCTGGGCACCGTCGGCAGCCTCGAGCAGGTGCTCTTCGGGCCCGGGCGCACCGCGATCGGCGAACTCAACCTCGCCGGCGCCCTGCGTCGGGCCCTGGCCACCACCGGCTACCTCGACCTCAAGGAATTCCAACGCGTCGACGTCACCGTCTCGCCCTACCAGACTGGTTCGGTGGTCTGA
- a CDS encoding LysE family translocator, with product MTGPEILTITGAAAALAVTPGPETILTIRLSSLRRKAGLVYALGTATGTVIWMVLALTGVSALLTVYPAAVQVLKIGGGLYLCLLGVLAGRQALRLRRELKTAEATGGSTTDVSPTSSTDPADGPVTEIASVMESTSRGHLRSVVSYRRGIISSLSNPKVGLFFLAILPTLVPASPTGVDYTVLVLLILGVLLSYQLVLACMASLAASAMAHRSADFFIEAASTVILLIIGIAVIAIPI from the coding sequence GTGACCGGACCCGAGATCCTCACCATCACCGGAGCCGCGGCCGCACTGGCCGTCACCCCCGGTCCCGAGACGATCCTCACGATCCGTCTGTCTTCGCTGCGCCGCAAGGCCGGACTCGTCTATGCGCTCGGCACGGCCACGGGCACCGTGATCTGGATGGTGCTCGCGCTCACGGGCGTCTCCGCACTGCTGACCGTCTATCCGGCCGCGGTGCAGGTGCTCAAGATCGGCGGCGGCCTCTACCTCTGTCTCCTCGGCGTCCTCGCGGGTCGGCAGGCCCTTCGCCTGCGCCGTGAGCTGAAGACCGCCGAGGCGACAGGTGGATCCACCACAGACGTCTCCCCCACCTCGTCGACCGACCCCGCGGACGGCCCCGTCACCGAGATCGCCTCCGTCATGGAGTCGACCTCGCGGGGTCACCTGCGCTCGGTCGTGTCCTATCGCCGCGGCATCATCTCGTCGCTGAGCAACCCGAAGGTCGGCCTGTTCTTCCTGGCGATCCTCCCGACCCTCGTCCCAGCCTCCCCGACCGGCGTCGACTATACGGTGCTCGTCCTCCTCATTCTCGGCGTGCTCCTGTCCTACCAGCTCGTGCTTGCGTGCATGGCCAGTCTCGCCGCCTCTGCGATGGCGCACCGCAGCGCCGATTTCTTCATCGAGGCCGCCTCCACGGTCATCCTGCTCATCATCGGCATCGCCGTCATCGCGATCCCCATCTGA
- a CDS encoding energy-coupling factor ABC transporter ATP-binding protein — protein MSDVAVGVLDDGPDGDVVRPILQDVNLTLTEDIVAVIGANGSGKSTLLQLFNGLVTANAGQVLVDGVDPRRQPAKVRSMVGFVFTDPAAQLVMPTPIGDIELSLRKSVPKRERRAAALTVLDELGIADLAERSVYELSGGQRQLVALAAVLAVDPQILVLDEPTTLLDLRNRERLRVHLHDLVARRGVRIILTTHDLEFAQIARRAIVVEDGRIAADAAPAEAIETYRDLIMSDTP, from the coding sequence ATGAGCGACGTCGCCGTCGGAGTCCTCGACGACGGACCCGACGGCGATGTCGTGCGCCCGATCCTGCAGGACGTCAACCTCACCCTGACCGAGGACATCGTCGCCGTCATCGGCGCGAACGGTTCGGGGAAGTCGACTCTGCTGCAGCTGTTCAACGGACTGGTCACCGCGAATGCGGGGCAGGTCCTCGTCGACGGAGTCGATCCGCGTCGGCAGCCGGCGAAGGTGCGCTCAATGGTCGGCTTCGTCTTCACCGATCCGGCCGCGCAGCTGGTCATGCCGACCCCGATCGGAGACATCGAACTGTCCCTGCGCAAGTCCGTGCCCAAGCGCGAGCGGCGGGCCGCGGCCCTGACGGTGCTCGACGAGCTCGGCATCGCTGACCTGGCCGAACGCAGCGTCTACGAACTCTCCGGCGGTCAGCGTCAGCTGGTGGCCCTGGCCGCGGTGCTCGCCGTGGATCCGCAGATCCTCGTCCTCGACGAGCCGACGACCCTGCTCGATCTGCGCAACAGGGAGCGGCTACGCGTGCATCTGCACGACCTCGTGGCCCGCCGCGGGGTGCGCATCATCCTGACCACCCATGACCTCGAGTTCGCGCAGATCGCCCGGCGTGCGATCGTCGTCGAGGACGGGCGGATCGCTGCTGATGCCGCCCCCGCCGAGGCGATCGAGACCTATCGGGACCTCATCATGAGCGATACCCCATGA
- a CDS encoding LysR family transcriptional regulator, with product MWDLNRLRVWRAVAATGSVVAAAKSLNYTPATVSQHITTLQKAVGAPLYRHSGRGIEITDLGRRLADDSAEVFTAVGRLDDLVESFRNVSRPRLRIAAFTSFNARLLPGIIETVARDHPHLRFDIQLNEPAKNRRGHCLIEIRAEVPQDGEIHLPEMTRIPLFDDAYRVVVPADHRFTGRETVPFIELEAEHWVDYDMWAGPSSKVVDHACAAAGFERRSFAACEDDFAALALVASSLGVTVLPRLSTVQLPPGLVAVDLTDPVPKRRVVMHVREKDAHLPHVRAFVAATESAVRTHLTTP from the coding sequence ATGTGGGATCTCAACCGGCTGCGAGTCTGGCGGGCCGTCGCCGCCACCGGCTCCGTGGTCGCAGCGGCGAAGAGCCTAAACTACACACCGGCGACCGTCAGCCAGCACATCACCACCCTGCAGAAGGCCGTTGGGGCACCTCTGTATCGGCATTCGGGACGCGGCATCGAGATCACCGATCTCGGCAGACGCTTGGCCGATGATTCGGCGGAGGTCTTCACCGCGGTCGGCCGCCTCGACGACCTGGTCGAGAGCTTCCGCAACGTCAGCCGACCCCGTCTGCGGATCGCGGCATTCACCTCGTTCAACGCACGTCTGCTGCCGGGCATCATCGAGACCGTGGCCCGCGACCATCCGCACCTGCGCTTCGACATCCAACTCAACGAACCGGCGAAGAACCGGCGTGGGCACTGCCTCATCGAAATCCGGGCCGAGGTCCCGCAGGACGGTGAGATCCACCTGCCGGAGATGACGCGCATCCCGCTCTTCGACGACGCCTACCGGGTCGTGGTCCCCGCAGATCACAGGTTCACAGGCCGTGAGACCGTGCCCTTCATCGAGCTCGAGGCCGAGCACTGGGTCGACTACGACATGTGGGCCGGGCCCTCGAGCAAGGTCGTCGACCATGCGTGTGCCGCGGCCGGTTTCGAACGCAGGAGCTTCGCCGCCTGTGAGGATGACTTCGCAGCGCTGGCCCTCGTCGCCTCGAGCTTGGGCGTCACGGTGCTGCCGCGGCTGTCGACCGTGCAGCTGCCGCCGGGACTCGTCGCCGTCGACCTCACCGACCCGGTTCCGAAGCGCCGGGTCGTCATGCACGTGCGGGAGAAGGATGCCCACCTGCCCCACGTCCGCGCCTTCGTCGCCGCCACGGAATCCGCCGTCCGAACCCACCTCACCACCCCCTGA
- the guaA gene encoding glutamine-hydrolyzing GMP synthase, with product MTQSQSTQVPPVLVVDFGAQYAQLIARRIREAGLYSEIIAHDAPAAEFAAKNPVAIVLSGGPSSVNDAAAPNFDTEVFDLGIPTMGICYGFQLMSTALGGRVAKTDKREYGSTPVSVSQTGALLAETPENYKVWMSHGDSVAEAPAGFDVLASTPDTPVAAFESAAKRFAGVQWHPEVLHSENGQQILENFLYNVAGLEADWTNESVIDEQVELIRARVGSKKVICGLSGGVDSSVAAALVHKAIGDQLTCVFVDHGLLRQDERVQVEQDYVDSIGVRLVTIDAREQFLSQLAGVTDPEEKRKIIGREFIRTFETAAADLVLEAQEGEGEDIAFLVQGTLYPDVVESGGGSGTANIKSHHNVGGLPDDIQFQLIEPLRALFKDEVRAIGRELGVPEVIVSRQPFPGPGLGIRIIGEVTEERLTTLRRADAIAREELTKAGLDGEIWQCPVVLLADVRSVGVQGDGRTYGHPVVLRPVSSEDAMTADWTRIPYDVLSVISSRITNEVDDINRVVLDVTSKPPGTIEWE from the coding sequence ATGACGCAATCCCAGAGCACGCAGGTGCCCCCTGTCCTCGTCGTCGATTTCGGCGCCCAGTACGCCCAGCTCATCGCACGGCGCATCCGCGAAGCCGGCCTGTACTCGGAGATCATCGCCCACGACGCCCCCGCCGCCGAGTTCGCGGCGAAGAACCCCGTGGCCATCGTGCTCTCCGGTGGACCCTCGAGCGTCAACGACGCCGCAGCCCCGAACTTCGACACTGAAGTGTTCGACCTCGGCATCCCGACGATGGGCATCTGCTACGGCTTCCAGCTCATGTCGACGGCGCTGGGCGGCCGCGTGGCCAAGACCGATAAGCGCGAATACGGATCGACCCCGGTCTCCGTGTCCCAGACCGGCGCACTGCTTGCCGAGACCCCCGAGAACTACAAGGTCTGGATGTCCCACGGGGACTCCGTCGCCGAGGCGCCCGCCGGCTTCGACGTCCTCGCCTCCACCCCGGACACCCCCGTCGCGGCCTTCGAATCCGCGGCGAAGAGGTTCGCCGGCGTGCAGTGGCACCCCGAGGTCCTCCACTCGGAGAACGGACAGCAGATCCTCGAGAACTTCCTCTACAACGTCGCCGGCCTCGAAGCCGACTGGACGAACGAATCCGTCATCGACGAGCAGGTCGAACTCATCCGCGCCCGCGTCGGATCGAAGAAGGTCATCTGCGGACTCTCCGGAGGCGTCGACTCCTCCGTGGCCGCGGCGCTCGTCCACAAGGCCATCGGCGACCAGCTCACCTGCGTGTTCGTCGACCACGGTCTGCTGCGTCAGGACGAACGTGTCCAGGTCGAGCAGGACTACGTCGACTCTATCGGGGTCCGCCTGGTCACCATCGACGCCCGTGAGCAGTTCCTGTCCCAACTCGCCGGCGTCACCGACCCGGAGGAGAAGCGCAAGATCATCGGCCGCGAGTTCATCCGCACCTTCGAGACCGCCGCCGCCGATCTCGTCCTCGAGGCCCAGGAGGGTGAGGGCGAAGACATCGCCTTCCTCGTCCAGGGCACCCTCTACCCCGACGTCGTCGAATCCGGCGGCGGATCGGGGACCGCGAACATCAAGAGCCACCACAATGTCGGCGGCCTGCCCGACGACATCCAGTTCCAGCTCATCGAACCCCTGCGCGCCCTGTTCAAGGACGAGGTCCGGGCCATCGGCCGCGAGCTCGGCGTGCCCGAGGTCATCGTCTCCCGGCAGCCCTTCCCCGGCCCCGGCCTGGGCATCCGCATCATCGGCGAGGTCACCGAGGAGCGCCTGACCACCCTGCGCAGGGCCGATGCCATCGCCCGCGAAGAGCTGACGAAGGCCGGCCTCGACGGGGAGATCTGGCAGTGCCCGGTCGTCCTGCTCGCCGATGTCCGCTCCGTCGGCGTCCAGGGCGACGGCCGCACCTACGGCCACCCCGTCGTGCTGCGCCCGGTCTCGAGCGAGGACGCGATGACCGCCGACTGGACGCGCATCCCCTACGATGTGCTCTCCGTGATCTCCAGCCGCATCACCAACGAGGTCGACGACATCAACCGCGTCGTCCTCGACGTCACCTCGAAGCCCCCGGGCACCATCGAATGGGAGTGA
- a CDS encoding SURF1 family protein, giving the protein MLVTCFVGLSAWQVDRAQHKNDVAESSGVNELKDFNDVMDAQAPMPGILADQRVSLSGHWIPDAQIVIPGRVQDGESGYWVVTMFAPDGGHLGEGVDVANAEEKTIAIPVVRGFTTDEDTAMTSEARDGQVELTARIGPIEGPVEGNDLPDGQVHTVSTSQIINMFPDLLTYSGFLIPETADGAAASVGTDGLEQVPTTTTRDEGGFDLQSAVYALEWIIFAAMALYMWFQLLRDDYFRRRLGEDSQDSEKSVEYVVVKPAGDATIDPEVMSGLTGLPAHRHGGKKPGKRPGKQAGTTVGSTSTDDPADTDPADTDPTDIDTSTTGGN; this is encoded by the coding sequence GTGCTCGTCACCTGCTTCGTCGGTCTCTCCGCGTGGCAGGTCGACCGAGCCCAGCACAAGAACGATGTCGCCGAATCCTCCGGAGTGAATGAGCTCAAGGACTTCAACGACGTCATGGACGCCCAGGCTCCGATGCCCGGCATCCTCGCCGACCAGCGGGTCAGCCTGTCCGGGCACTGGATCCCCGACGCTCAGATCGTCATCCCCGGCCGCGTCCAGGACGGCGAGTCCGGGTATTGGGTGGTCACGATGTTCGCTCCCGACGGGGGCCACCTCGGTGAGGGTGTCGACGTCGCGAACGCGGAAGAGAAGACGATCGCGATCCCCGTCGTCCGCGGATTCACCACCGACGAGGACACGGCGATGACCTCCGAGGCCCGGGACGGCCAGGTCGAGCTGACCGCGCGGATCGGACCCATCGAAGGCCCCGTCGAGGGAAATGATCTGCCCGACGGGCAGGTGCACACGGTCTCGACCTCGCAGATCATCAACATGTTCCCCGACCTGCTCACCTACTCCGGATTCCTCATTCCCGAAACCGCCGACGGGGCGGCCGCCTCGGTGGGCACCGACGGCCTCGAGCAGGTTCCGACCACGACGACCCGCGACGAGGGCGGATTCGATCTGCAGTCGGCGGTCTACGCCCTCGAATGGATCATCTTCGCGGCCATGGCCCTCTACATGTGGTTCCAGCTGCTCCGCGATGACTACTTCCGGCGCCGCCTCGGCGAGGATTCCCAGGATTCGGAGAAGAGCGTCGAGTATGTTGTCGTCAAGCCCGCGGGCGATGCGACCATCGACCCCGAGGTGATGTCCGGGCTGACCGGACTGCCGGCCCACCGCCACGGCGGGAAGAAGCCCGGGAAGAGACCCGGGAAGCAGGCCGGCACGACCGTCGGATCGACCTCGACCGACGATCCCGCCGACACCGACCCAGCCGACACCGACCCAACCGACATCGACACTTCCACGACCGGAGGAAACTGA
- a CDS encoding DUF3817 domain-containing protein, whose product MSEEHESLDSRPDFDENDVWSVKRFTSARNALKFYRVMALITGTMLLILTVEMIYKYLIAADSETALTFGDFNLAAAIAICHGWCYVVYLIGCFWLNQQMRWSLGRYLILALAGVVPVMSFILERRIHRQVDAELEAAVVVAPKS is encoded by the coding sequence GTGAGCGAAGAACACGAGTCCTTGGACTCCCGCCCCGACTTCGACGAGAACGATGTGTGGAGCGTCAAACGCTTCACCTCCGCGCGCAATGCGCTGAAGTTCTACCGTGTGATGGCACTCATCACCGGCACGATGCTGCTCATCCTCACGGTCGAGATGATCTACAAGTACCTCATCGCCGCCGACTCCGAGACCGCCCTGACCTTCGGCGACTTCAACCTCGCCGCGGCCATCGCGATCTGCCACGGCTGGTGCTACGTCGTCTACCTCATCGGCTGCTTCTGGCTCAACCAGCAGATGCGCTGGTCGCTCGGCCGCTACCTCATCCTCGCCCTGGCCGGCGTCGTGCCCGTGATGTCGTTCATCTTGGAGCGCCGCATCCACCGCCAGGTCGACGCGGAGCTCGAAGCCGCCGTCGTCGTCGCACCCAAGTCCTAG
- the panB gene encoding 3-methyl-2-oxobutanoate hydroxymethyltransferase encodes MPEAAHSNQSTSTADANGSATADASGASTADANGSATAGSDAAAGAASAEQPAPYGSPQTSAPAAPPRRIRTLDLIKAKAEGRRWAMLTSYDQYTAPLFEQAGVEALLIGDSAANNVFGHATTLPVTVDELIPLARAVASATNRALIVADLPFGSYEISDEQAVATAVRFMKEAGVHAVKLEGGARMASRIKAITAAGIPVMAHIGFTPQAEHNLGGYKVQGRGDAGNALLDDARAVAEAGAFSVVMEMVPSGLAGQVTAELDIPTVGIGAGADCDAQVLVWQDMAGLRTGKAPRFVKRYADLHSVLSEAVGTYVEEVKSGVFPEPERSFD; translated from the coding sequence ATGCCCGAAGCGGCACATTCGAACCAGTCCACCTCCACCGCCGACGCCAACGGCAGCGCGACTGCCGACGCAAGCGGCGCCTCCACCGCCGACGCCAACGGCAGCGCGACTGCCGGCTCCGATGCCGCGGCGGGGGCCGCCTCGGCGGAGCAGCCCGCCCCGTACGGCAGCCCGCAGACCTCGGCTCCCGCGGCGCCCCCTCGGCGAATCCGGACCCTCGACCTCATCAAGGCCAAGGCCGAAGGCCGACGGTGGGCGATGCTGACCAGCTACGACCAGTACACGGCGCCCCTGTTCGAGCAGGCCGGGGTCGAGGCCCTGCTCATCGGCGATTCCGCGGCGAACAACGTCTTCGGCCACGCGACCACCCTGCCGGTCACCGTCGACGAGCTCATCCCGTTGGCCCGGGCCGTCGCCTCGGCGACGAATCGTGCGCTCATCGTCGCCGATCTGCCCTTCGGCAGCTACGAGATCTCCGATGAGCAGGCCGTGGCCACGGCCGTGCGCTTCATGAAGGAAGCCGGAGTCCACGCGGTCAAGCTCGAGGGCGGGGCGCGGATGGCCTCTCGGATCAAGGCGATCACGGCGGCGGGCATCCCCGTCATGGCGCACATCGGCTTCACCCCGCAGGCCGAGCACAACCTCGGCGGATACAAGGTCCAAGGCCGCGGAGACGCGGGCAACGCGCTGCTCGACGATGCCCGCGCCGTGGCCGAGGCCGGAGCGTTCTCCGTGGTCATGGAGATGGTCCCCTCCGGGCTGGCCGGGCAGGTCACCGCCGAACTCGACATCCCCACCGTGGGCATCGGCGCCGGTGCGGACTGCGACGCCCAGGTCCTCGTGTGGCAGGACATGGCGGGCCTGCGCACGGGGAAGGCCCCACGCTTCGTCAAGCGCTACGCCGACCTGCATTCGGTGCTCAGCGAGGCGGTCGGAACGTATGTCGAGGAAGTGAAGTCCGGGGTCTTCCCCGAACCCGAGAGGAGCTTCGACTGA
- the panC gene encoding pantoate--beta-alanine ligase codes for MEVGGIQALRRWRAERSGRVGLVPTMGALHSGHQALMTRARAESDLVVASIFVNPLQFGADEDFVQYPRPIEEDLKRCEEAGVDFVFAPALAEMYPSAPEVRVVAGRMGAVFEGAARPGHFDGVLTVVAKLFTLIAPDVTVFGLKDIQQFVLVKRMIADLNFDIEIIGLPVVRDADGLAMSSRNSYLDSEDRARSLAIPRALDAAAEVAEGSRETAGSDAGGGAGASLPAAVEAAALAELEPAAERGDLEIVYCSLVEAATLRPCPPDFTGPALLLVSATVGGTHLIDNLPLEF; via the coding sequence ATGGAGGTCGGCGGCATCCAAGCGCTGCGCCGGTGGCGGGCCGAGCGGTCCGGCCGCGTCGGTCTCGTCCCGACGATGGGTGCTCTGCACTCCGGGCATCAGGCGCTCATGACCCGTGCCCGGGCCGAGTCGGATCTCGTCGTCGCCTCGATCTTCGTCAACCCGCTCCAGTTCGGCGCGGACGAGGATTTCGTCCAGTACCCGCGTCCGATCGAAGAGGACCTGAAGAGGTGCGAGGAAGCCGGAGTCGACTTCGTCTTCGCACCGGCGCTGGCGGAGATGTACCCGTCCGCGCCCGAGGTGCGGGTCGTCGCCGGTCGCATGGGTGCCGTGTTCGAGGGCGCGGCCAGGCCCGGGCACTTCGACGGCGTGCTCACCGTCGTGGCGAAGCTCTTCACCCTCATCGCCCCCGATGTCACCGTGTTCGGGCTCAAGGACATCCAGCAGTTCGTCCTGGTCAAACGCATGATCGCCGACCTCAACTTCGATATCGAGATCATCGGCCTGCCCGTCGTCCGCGACGCCGACGGCCTGGCGATGTCGAGCCGCAACTCCTATCTGGACTCCGAGGATCGGGCCCGTTCCTTGGCGATTCCGCGGGCTCTCGACGCCGCCGCCGAGGTGGCCGAGGGTAGCCGTGAAACGGCGGGTTCGGATGCCGGCGGCGGCGCGGGTGCTAGTCTGCCTGCCGCGGTCGAGGCCGCCGCGCTGGCCGAGCTGGAACCGGCCGCCGAGCGCGGGGATCTCGAGATCGTCTACTGCAGCCTCGTCGAGGCCGCGACCCTGCGGCCGTGTCCGCCGGACTTCACGGGACCAGCTCTGCTGCTCGTGTCCGCGACGGTCGGCGGGACACATCTCATCGACAATCTGCCGCTGGAATTCTGA
- a CDS encoding biotin transporter BioY, translated as MRQAHSATSAGITRPRSAGGDIALIAVFAAMLAAFAMMPPVPVGPLGVPITLQTFAIALCGMVLGPWRGFAATLLYVVLGLIGLPIFSGMRGGIGVLAGPSAGYILSFALYALLAGLIAAWAVRRFSGMKLGAVLFLGGFGGSLLLNHPLGILGMSINGDLPLGVAAVADLAYWPGDVVKNLLAASVAVLIHRAFPDVLRRRGISVESVSARQAQGTK; from the coding sequence ATGAGACAGGCCCACAGCGCAACCTCGGCGGGGATCACCCGTCCCCGCTCCGCCGGCGGCGATATCGCCCTCATCGCGGTCTTCGCGGCGATGCTCGCGGCCTTTGCGATGATGCCCCCGGTCCCGGTGGGCCCCCTCGGTGTGCCGATCACCCTGCAGACCTTCGCGATCGCCCTGTGCGGAATGGTGCTCGGACCCTGGCGCGGATTCGCAGCCACCCTGCTCTACGTCGTCCTCGGTCTCATCGGACTGCCGATCTTCTCGGGAATGCGCGGCGGAATCGGCGTCCTCGCCGGCCCGAGCGCCGGCTACATCCTCTCCTTCGCCCTCTACGCTCTCCTCGCCGGCCTCATCGCCGCCTGGGCAGTGCGTCGCTTCAGCGGAATGAAGCTCGGTGCGGTGCTGTTCCTCGGCGGCTTCGGCGGCAGCCTCCTGCTCAACCACCCGCTGGGCATCCTCGGCATGTCGATCAACGGCGACCTGCCCCTCGGCGTCGCAGCCGTCGCGGACCTCGCCTACTGGCCCGGTGACGTCGTGAAGAACCTCCTGGCCGCCTCGGTGGCGGTGCTCATCCACCGCGCGTTCCCCGACGTGCTGCGCCGCCGGGGCATCAGCGTCGAGTCGGTGTCGGCCAGGCAGGCGCAGGGCACGAAGTGA